In Musa acuminata AAA Group cultivar baxijiao chromosome BXJ2-3, Cavendish_Baxijiao_AAA, whole genome shotgun sequence, the following proteins share a genomic window:
- the LOC103979291 gene encoding patatin-like protein 2: MAQTQPNGSQHYHHHHHHHHHHLQPCEGKLITVLSIDGGGVRGLIPGTVLAFLESKLQELDGPDARIADYFDVITGTSTGGLLSAMITSPDENKRPLFSANQVIDFYLENSPKIFPQGSGMFSSLTKLVSAIRGPKYDGKFLHSKVKQLLTETKLSETLTNVIIPTFDIKLLQPVIFSSFEARHSPLKNAHLADICISTSAAPTYLPAHYFETTDSDGKSHSYNLIDGGIAANNPTLVAMSQIKKEIALMNKNFANFKSIDYHKFIIISIGTGSAKVEQKFSAHLASKWGVLQWLYHGGSNPLIDSFFQGSADVVDIHMSSLFQSLNCEKNYLRIQDDTLMGERSSVDVSTEENLLELVQIGKNLLNKKVSRVNLETGIFQEIDGEGTNADALTQLAKRLSRERQLRKATVAAK, encoded by the exons ATGGCTCAGACCCAACCAAATGGCAGCCAGCACtaccatcaccatcaccaccatcatcaccaccacctgcagcccTGCGAGGGGAAGCTGATCACAGTCCTCAGCATAGATGGAGGAGGTGTTAGAGGCCTCATTCCAGGAACCGTCCTCGCCTTTCTTGAGTCAAAGCTGCAG GAACTCGATGGACCAGACGCGAGGATCGCAGACTACTTCGACGTGATCACAGGGACGAGCACAGGAGGATTGCTCAGCGCCATGATCACTTCTCCAGATGAGAACAAACGCCCCCTCTTCTCAGCAAACCAAGTCATCGACTTCTATCTTGAGAACAGCCCAAAGATCTTTCCTCAAGG GAGTGGAATGTTCAGCTCGTTGACGAAGCTGGTAAGCGCGATCCGGGGGCCGAAGTATGATGGCAAGTTTCTCCACTCCAAAGTCAAGCAGTTGCTCACCGAAACAAAGCTAAGCGAGACCTTAACCAACGTAATAATCCCAACATTCGACATCAAGCTTCTTCAGCCCGTCATCTTCTCATCCTTTGag GCAAGACACTCACCTCTGAAGAACGCTCATCTCGCCGACATCTGCATAAGTACGTCGGCGGCACCAACGTACCTGCCGGCGCACTACTTTGAGACGACGGACTCCGACGGAAAATCTCACAGCTACAACCTCATCGACGGCGGCATCGCCGCGAACAATCCG ACATTGGTGGCCATGAGCCAGATCAAGAAGGAGATCGCATTGATGAACAAGAACTTCGCTAATTTCAAGTCGATTGACTACCACAAGTTCATAATCATCTCGATCGGGACCGGCTCAGCTAAGGTGGAGCAGAAGTTTAGCGCACACTTGGCATCCAAATGGGGAGTTCTGCAATGGTTATATCACGGCGGTTCCAACCCTTTGATCGACAGCTTCTTCCAAGGAAGCGCCGATGTGGTGGACATCCACATGTCTTCTCTGTTCCAGTCACTGAACTGCGAGAAGAACTATCTCAGGATACAG GATGACACACTGATGGGTGAGAGATCATCGGTGGATGTTTCGACGGAGGAGAACCTGCTTGAGCTGGTACAGATTGGGAAGAATCTGCTGAACAAGAAGGTATCCAGGGTAAACCTGGAGACGGGCATCTTCCAGGAGATCGATGGAGAGGGGACGAACGCAGACGCGCTCACCCAGCTTGCCAAAAGACTCTCTCGAGAACGCCAACTCAGGAAAGCCACCGTGGCTGCCAAATGA
- the LOC103979296 gene encoding uncharacterized protein LOC103979296 isoform X3: protein MGSTGIFFPVERIEESIRVRREAESVELVRAVRKLSKELSREQKRGLKLPQNVKQKLANEILQRLQGDNVDTNVTKQRETVDLWRIEKLEEVRRVTTSKSNIDSSISYQEAKMLKRVLESNWLMLLEGIGLWIPADVIHTEHNDKPKDEQELEEIIPGRPLPPECHAELHTDYDGAAVRWGLTHHKDSAADCCQACLDQAKHPKPGEKKCNIWVYCPSEFGCYSPDIYEHKHQECWLKQAEKPRLNFKDKYSKSYRKKHPDAPIVVPWMSGVVGA, encoded by the exons ATGGGTTCAACGGGAATCTTTTTTCCG GTTGAGAGGATAGAAGAATCGATTAGGGTGCGAAGAGAAGCGGAGTCTGTGGAGCTCGTTAGAGCG GTGAGGAAACTGAGTAAGGAGTTGTCCAGAGAACAGAAGAGGGGATTGAAGTTGCCGCAAAATGTGAAGCAGAAGCTGGCGAATGAGATTCTGCAGAGGTTGCAAGGTGACAATGTTGACACCAATGTGACAAAACAACGAG AAACAGTGGACTTATGGCGAATTGAGAAACTAGAAGAAGTTAGAAGGGTGACAACTTCAAAATCAAATATAGATTCAAGCATCTCTTACCAGGAAGCAA AGATGTTGAAAAGAGTGTTGGAGTCTAATTGGCTTATGCTCTTGGAAGGAATTGGGCTCTGGATTCCAGCTGATGTTATTCACACTGAACACAATGATAAACCTAAAGATGAGCAGGAACTTG AGGAGATAATTCCTGGTCGACCACTGCCTCCTGAATGCCATGCTGAGCTTCATACTGATTATGATGGAGCTGCTGTTAGATGGGGGCTTACCCACCATAAAGACAGCGCTGCTGATTGTTGTCAGGCTTGCTTAGATCAGGCCAAACATCCAAAGCCAGGGGAAAAGAAGTGCAATATTTGGGTTTACTGCCCATCAGAGTTTGGGTGCTATTCACCAGATATATATGAACACAAACATCAGGAGTGCTGGCTGAAGCAG GCCGAAAAACCTCGGTTGAACTTCAAAGATAAGTATTCCAAATCTTACAGGAAGAAACACCCCGATGCACCCATAGTCGTGCCATGGATGTCAGGTGTTGTGGGTGCATAA
- the LOC135607946 gene encoding uncharacterized protein LOC135607946, with product MRPMSSSASPRGIAAIVGVGPRLGRSVARKFAHEGYSVAILARDLGKLSWLADEIAREAKAQVFAIRIDCADPKSVREAFEGVLSLGSVEVLAYTACEALHATCQPTRFTDVAVESFVRSLAESAVGAFHCAQQVIPGMLERGRGTIIFTGSSASIRGFAGYCELSCGKFALRGLSQCLAREFQSSGIHIAHVIIDGVVGAPRIHGSSKGGQETTSLDPDAVAQTYWHIHVQEKGAWTQEMDLRA from the exons ATGCGGCCGATGTCAAGCTCAGCTTCCCCAAGAGGCATCGCCGCCATCGTCGGCGTCGGCCCCAGGCTCGGCCGCTCCGTCGCCAGGAAGTTTGCTCATGAGGGCTACTCCGTCGCCATTCTCGCCCGGGATCTCG GTAAACTATCTTGGTTGGCCGACGAGATCGCCCGGGAAGCCAAGGCCCAGGTGTTCGCCATCCGCATCGACTGCGCGGACCCCAAGTCGGTGCGCGAGGCCTTCGAGGGCGTGCTCTCGCTCGGCTCCGTCGAGGTGCTCGCCTACACGGCATGCGAGGCGCTCCACGCGACGTGCCAGCCCACGAGATTCACCGACGTCGCCGTCGAGTCCTTCGTACGCTCCCTCGCGGAGTCCGCCGTCGGGGCTTTCCACTGCGCCCAGCAG GTGATTCCCGGGATGCTGGAGAGGGGTCGAGGCACCATAATCTTCACTGGTTCTTCGGCGTCCATTCGTGGCTTTGCAGGCTACTGTGAACTAA GTTGTGGGAAGTTTGCTCTGAGGGGATTGTCGCAGTGCCTCGCAAGAGAGTTCCAATCATCTGGCATCCACATCGCGCATGTAATCATCGATGGGGTGGTCGGTGCACCAAG AATCCATGGATCATCAAAAGGAGGGCAAGAGACAACATCCCTGGATCCAGATGCAGTGGCACAGACCTACTGGCACATTCACGTCCAAGAGAAGGGCGCATGGACGCAGGAGATGGACCTGAGAGCTTGA
- the LOC103979296 gene encoding uncharacterized protein LOC103979296 isoform X1 yields the protein MRAVKAKVEGWRGWGRGRGKSGCWSFKRITVVACCVNLIAALLVLRSFDTSFFLFPSYGFNGNLFSVDQVERIEESIRVRREAESVELVRAVRKLSKELSREQKRGLKLPQNVKQKLANEILQRLQGDNVDTNVTKQRETVDLWRIEKLEEVRRVTTSKSNIDSSISYQEAKMLKRVLESNWLMLLEGIGLWIPADVIHTEHNDKPKDEQELEEIIPGRPLPPECHAELHTDYDGAAVRWGLTHHKDSAADCCQACLDQAKHPKPGEKKCNIWVYCPSEFGCYSPDIYEHKHQECWLKQAEKPRLNFKDKYSKSYRKKHPDAPIVVPWMSGVVGA from the exons ATGAGGGCGGTGAAGGCGAAGGTGGAGGGATGGCGAGGGTGGGGGAGGGGCCGCGGCAAGTCTGGCTGCTGGTCTTTTAAGCGGATCACCGTCGTGGCTTGCTGCGTCAACCTCATCGCGGCGCTCCTCGTGCTCCGATCTTTCGACACCTCGTTCTTCCTCTTTCCCTCGTATGGGTTCAACGGGAATCTTTTTTCCG TGGATCAGGTTGAGAGGATAGAAGAATCGATTAGGGTGCGAAGAGAAGCGGAGTCTGTGGAGCTCGTTAGAGCG GTGAGGAAACTGAGTAAGGAGTTGTCCAGAGAACAGAAGAGGGGATTGAAGTTGCCGCAAAATGTGAAGCAGAAGCTGGCGAATGAGATTCTGCAGAGGTTGCAAGGTGACAATGTTGACACCAATGTGACAAAACAACGAG AAACAGTGGACTTATGGCGAATTGAGAAACTAGAAGAAGTTAGAAGGGTGACAACTTCAAAATCAAATATAGATTCAAGCATCTCTTACCAGGAAGCAA AGATGTTGAAAAGAGTGTTGGAGTCTAATTGGCTTATGCTCTTGGAAGGAATTGGGCTCTGGATTCCAGCTGATGTTATTCACACTGAACACAATGATAAACCTAAAGATGAGCAGGAACTTG AGGAGATAATTCCTGGTCGACCACTGCCTCCTGAATGCCATGCTGAGCTTCATACTGATTATGATGGAGCTGCTGTTAGATGGGGGCTTACCCACCATAAAGACAGCGCTGCTGATTGTTGTCAGGCTTGCTTAGATCAGGCCAAACATCCAAAGCCAGGGGAAAAGAAGTGCAATATTTGGGTTTACTGCCCATCAGAGTTTGGGTGCTATTCACCAGATATATATGAACACAAACATCAGGAGTGCTGGCTGAAGCAG GCCGAAAAACCTCGGTTGAACTTCAAAGATAAGTATTCCAAATCTTACAGGAAGAAACACCCCGATGCACCCATAGTCGTGCCATGGATGTCAGGTGTTGTGGGTGCATAA
- the LOC135607945 gene encoding mannosyltransferase APTG1-like isoform X3 produces MYKLSKLIFDEHVAKWALFCQLMNWFMFFCITRTLSNSLETVLTVVGLFYWLASSGSSKQLSVASRKLGLFIAALACAVRPTSAITWLYVGVLYLIRTQSRLHFLFFEVVPIGILVLAMSCLLDWWMYGSFTIVPLNFLRFNFFSSGGDYYGTHPWHWYFTQGFPAMLLTFLPYAVIGILKSKEWSISGLIAWVLGIYSVLGHKEFRFVLPVLPIALIFSGYSLSVMSKPDLLDMKRRKSRPGNKCPSRVQLAVLFLVATNVPMALYMSSIHQRGSEDVMIYLSKEAHKGKVRSILFLMPCHSTPYYSTLHHDLPMRFLDCTPSDTKGILDESDRFMIDPLGFVMSMFTNSSLPSHIVLFSSEEKQLRELLISYSFDEIKRFFHAHFKVDRDLQASVVVYALT; encoded by the exons ATGTACAAGCTCTCAAAACTGATCTTTGATGAGCATGTAGCAAAATGGGCA CTCTTTTGTCAATTGATGAATTGGTTTATGTTCTTCTGTATTACACGGACATTGTCAAATAGCTTGGAGACAGTGTTAACTGTAGTGGGATTATTCTATTGGCTCGCTTCAAGTGGTTCCTCAAAGCAACTTTCTGTAGCGTCAAGAAAGCTGGGTTTGTTCATAGCAGCACTGGCATGTGCAGTTCGGCCTACTAGTGCTATCACATGGTTGTACGTCGGTGTGCTGTATCTGATTAGGACACAGTCCAGATTGCACTTCCTCTTTTTTGAGGTAGTTCCCATAGG GATTCTAGTGCTTGCCATGTCATGCTtgttggattggtggatgtatggATCCTTCACCATTGTACCTCTTAattttcttaggttcaattttttttcttctggagGGGACTACTATGGCACCCATCCATGGCATTGGTATTTCACCCAAGGATTTCCGGCCATGCTTTTAACCTTTCTACCATATGCTGTAATAGGCATACTTAAATCAAAAGAGTGGAGTATTTCAGGTCTAATTGCTTGGGTCTTAGGGATTTATAGTGTGCTCGGCCACAAAGAGTTCAG GTTTGTGCTTCCAGTGCTGCCAATAGCTTTGATATTCTCTGGCTATTCATTATCAGTGATGTCAAAACCGGATCTTCTGgatatgaaaagaagaaaatcCCGACCTGGCAATAAGTGTCCATCGAGAGTGCAACTGGCTGTGTTGTTCCTTGTTGCAACTAATGTTCCAATGGCATTATATATGAGTTCAATTCATCAG AGAGGAAGTGAAGATGTGATGATTTATCTATCAAAAGAAGCCCATAAAGGAAAAGTGAGGAGTATTTTATTTCTAATGCCCTGCCACTCCACACCTTATTACTCCACTCTACACCATGACCTGCCAATGCGGTTTTTGGACTGCACGCCAAG TGACACTAAAGGGATATTGGATGAGTCAGATCGTTTTATGATAGATCCACTTGGCTTTGTCATGTCCATGTTCACGAATTCATCATTACCCAGTCACATAGTATTATTCAGTTCTGAAGAAAAACAACTCCGTGAACTTCTTATCTCGTATTCCTTTGATGAG ATTAAAAGATTCTTCCATGCCCATTTTAAAGTGGACCGGGATCTACAAGCATCAGTGGTTGTTTATGCTCTAACTTAA
- the LOC103979295 gene encoding uncharacterized protein LOC103979295 → MSLTGKIFFQKTYYEVLSVKEDASYDEIKVSYKSALLNSHPDKLHKKYDASRDHHELDFLEVQKAWEVLSDSKSRANYNKELQASRLELEIPANEVELGDMSVKTVGDLQELFYECRCGDYFSITSLELREMGILLDMESVHLSVDSKPASVLIPCGSCSLKIRLSIDHSP, encoded by the coding sequence ATGTCTCTTACCGGCAAAATCTTCTTCCAAAAGACATATTATGAGGTCTTGTCAGTCAAAGAAGATGCGAGTTATGATGAGATCAAAGTAAGTTACAAATCCGCCCTTCTAAATTCTCATCCTGATAAGCTGCACAAGAAATATGATGCATCTAGGGATCATCATGAGCTAGATTTCCTAGAGGTGCAAAAGGCATGGGAAGTCCTTTCGGATTCCAAGTCTAGGGCAAACTATAACAAGGAGTTGCAAGCTTCGAGGCTGGAACTGGAGATTCCGGCCAATGAAGTTGAATTGGGGGATATGTCTGTTAAGACCGTCGGTGATCTGCAGGAGCTCTTCTACGAATGTAGATGCGGTGACTATTTCTCAATCACCTCATTGGAGCTCAGAGAGATGGGCATTTTATTGGATATGGAGAGTGTGCATTTATCTGTTGATTCAAAGCCAGCTTCAGTTCTCATTCCTTGTGGCTCTTGTTCACTGAAGATTCGTCTAAGTATAGATCACAGTCCTTGA
- the LOC103979296 gene encoding uncharacterized protein LOC103979296 isoform X2, whose translation MRAVKAKVEGWRGWGRGRGKSGCWSFKRITVVACCVNLIAALLVLRSFDTSFFLFPSYGFNGNLFSVDQVERIEESIRVRREAESVELVRAVRKLSKELSREQKRGLKLPQNVKQKLANEILQRLQGDNVDTNVTKQRVDLWRIEKLEEVRRVTTSKSNIDSSISYQEAKMLKRVLESNWLMLLEGIGLWIPADVIHTEHNDKPKDEQELEEIIPGRPLPPECHAELHTDYDGAAVRWGLTHHKDSAADCCQACLDQAKHPKPGEKKCNIWVYCPSEFGCYSPDIYEHKHQECWLKQAEKPRLNFKDKYSKSYRKKHPDAPIVVPWMSGVVGA comes from the exons ATGAGGGCGGTGAAGGCGAAGGTGGAGGGATGGCGAGGGTGGGGGAGGGGCCGCGGCAAGTCTGGCTGCTGGTCTTTTAAGCGGATCACCGTCGTGGCTTGCTGCGTCAACCTCATCGCGGCGCTCCTCGTGCTCCGATCTTTCGACACCTCGTTCTTCCTCTTTCCCTCGTATGGGTTCAACGGGAATCTTTTTTCCG TGGATCAGGTTGAGAGGATAGAAGAATCGATTAGGGTGCGAAGAGAAGCGGAGTCTGTGGAGCTCGTTAGAGCG GTGAGGAAACTGAGTAAGGAGTTGTCCAGAGAACAGAAGAGGGGATTGAAGTTGCCGCAAAATGTGAAGCAGAAGCTGGCGAATGAGATTCTGCAGAGGTTGCAAGGTGACAATGTTGACACCAATGTGACAAAACAACGAG TGGACTTATGGCGAATTGAGAAACTAGAAGAAGTTAGAAGGGTGACAACTTCAAAATCAAATATAGATTCAAGCATCTCTTACCAGGAAGCAA AGATGTTGAAAAGAGTGTTGGAGTCTAATTGGCTTATGCTCTTGGAAGGAATTGGGCTCTGGATTCCAGCTGATGTTATTCACACTGAACACAATGATAAACCTAAAGATGAGCAGGAACTTG AGGAGATAATTCCTGGTCGACCACTGCCTCCTGAATGCCATGCTGAGCTTCATACTGATTATGATGGAGCTGCTGTTAGATGGGGGCTTACCCACCATAAAGACAGCGCTGCTGATTGTTGTCAGGCTTGCTTAGATCAGGCCAAACATCCAAAGCCAGGGGAAAAGAAGTGCAATATTTGGGTTTACTGCCCATCAGAGTTTGGGTGCTATTCACCAGATATATATGAACACAAACATCAGGAGTGCTGGCTGAAGCAG GCCGAAAAACCTCGGTTGAACTTCAAAGATAAGTATTCCAAATCTTACAGGAAGAAACACCCCGATGCACCCATAGTCGTGCCATGGATGTCAGGTGTTGTGGGTGCATAA
- the LOC135607945 gene encoding mannosyltransferase APTG1-like isoform X1: MSDHGRPTPRRRQRPEEKEEEDKISSSSGKSVAAKGTPWWSEKRIWAAALAFRAVNALLIQTYFNPDEHWQSLEVAHRVVFGYGHLTWEWKKGIRSYLHPLVFALLYKVLGFLRLDTPWFMAKAPRLLQSLFASIGDVYMYKLSKLIFDEHVAKWALFCQLMNWFMFFCITRTLSNSLETVLTVVGLFYWLASSGSSKQLSVASRKLGLFIAALACAVRPTSAITWLYVGVLYLIRTQSRLHFLFFEVVPIGILVLAMSCLLDWWMYGSFTIVPLNFLRFNFFSSGGDYYGTHPWHWYFTQGFPAMLLTFLPYAVIGILKSKEWSISGLIAWVLGIYSVLGHKEFRFVLPVLPIALIFSGYSLSVMSKPDLLDMKRRKSRPGNKCPSRVQLAVLFLVATNVPMALYMSSIHQRGSEDVMIYLSKEAHKGKVRSILFLMPCHSTPYYSTLHHDLPMRFLDCTPSDTKGILDESDRFMIDPLGFVMSMFTNSSLPSHIVLFSSEEKQLRELLISYSFDEIKRFFHAHFKVDRDLQASVVVYALT, encoded by the exons ATGAGCGACCATGGGCGACCAACACCAAGACGCCGGCAACGGCcggaggaaaaggaggaggaggacaagatCTCTTCTTCTTCGGGTAAATCTGTTGCTGCCAAGGGTACGCCGTGGTGGTCGGAGAAGAGGATCTGGGCGGCTGCGCTTGCCTTCCGAGCCGTCAATGCGCTGCTGATCCAGACCTACTTCAACCCGGACGAGCACTGGCAGTCGCTCGAGGTTGCCCACCGCGTCGTCTTTGG GTATGGTCATCTCACCTGGGAGTGGAAGAAAGGAATTCGCAGCTACCTCCATCCTTTGGTCTTCGCTCTCCTCTATAAAGTCTTGGGTTTCCTTCGCTTGGACACCCCCTGGTTCATG GCGAAGGCTCCACGGCTGCTGCAGTCCTTGTTTGCATCCATTGGAGATGTGTACATGTACAAGCTCTCAAAACTGATCTTTGATGAGCATGTAGCAAAATGGGCA CTCTTTTGTCAATTGATGAATTGGTTTATGTTCTTCTGTATTACACGGACATTGTCAAATAGCTTGGAGACAGTGTTAACTGTAGTGGGATTATTCTATTGGCTCGCTTCAAGTGGTTCCTCAAAGCAACTTTCTGTAGCGTCAAGAAAGCTGGGTTTGTTCATAGCAGCACTGGCATGTGCAGTTCGGCCTACTAGTGCTATCACATGGTTGTACGTCGGTGTGCTGTATCTGATTAGGACACAGTCCAGATTGCACTTCCTCTTTTTTGAGGTAGTTCCCATAGG GATTCTAGTGCTTGCCATGTCATGCTtgttggattggtggatgtatggATCCTTCACCATTGTACCTCTTAattttcttaggttcaattttttttcttctggagGGGACTACTATGGCACCCATCCATGGCATTGGTATTTCACCCAAGGATTTCCGGCCATGCTTTTAACCTTTCTACCATATGCTGTAATAGGCATACTTAAATCAAAAGAGTGGAGTATTTCAGGTCTAATTGCTTGGGTCTTAGGGATTTATAGTGTGCTCGGCCACAAAGAGTTCAG GTTTGTGCTTCCAGTGCTGCCAATAGCTTTGATATTCTCTGGCTATTCATTATCAGTGATGTCAAAACCGGATCTTCTGgatatgaaaagaagaaaatcCCGACCTGGCAATAAGTGTCCATCGAGAGTGCAACTGGCTGTGTTGTTCCTTGTTGCAACTAATGTTCCAATGGCATTATATATGAGTTCAATTCATCAG AGAGGAAGTGAAGATGTGATGATTTATCTATCAAAAGAAGCCCATAAAGGAAAAGTGAGGAGTATTTTATTTCTAATGCCCTGCCACTCCACACCTTATTACTCCACTCTACACCATGACCTGCCAATGCGGTTTTTGGACTGCACGCCAAG TGACACTAAAGGGATATTGGATGAGTCAGATCGTTTTATGATAGATCCACTTGGCTTTGTCATGTCCATGTTCACGAATTCATCATTACCCAGTCACATAGTATTATTCAGTTCTGAAGAAAAACAACTCCGTGAACTTCTTATCTCGTATTCCTTTGATGAG ATTAAAAGATTCTTCCATGCCCATTTTAAAGTGGACCGGGATCTACAAGCATCAGTGGTTGTTTATGCTCTAACTTAA
- the LOC135607945 gene encoding mannosyltransferase APTG1-like isoform X2 gives MSDHGRPTPRRRQRPEEKEEEDKISSSSGKSVAAKGTPWWSEKRIWAAALAFRAVNALLIQTYFNPDEHWQSLEVAHRVVFGYGHLTWEWKKGIRSYLHPLVFALLYKVLGFLRLDTPWFMAKAPRLLQSLFASIGDVYMYKLSKLIFDEHVAKWALFCQLMNWFMFFCITRTLSNSLETVLTVVGLFYWLASSGSSKQLSVASRKLGLFIAALACAVRPTSAITWLYVGVLYLIRTQSRLHFLFFEVVPIGFNFFSSGGDYYGTHPWHWYFTQGFPAMLLTFLPYAVIGILKSKEWSISGLIAWVLGIYSVLGHKEFRFVLPVLPIALIFSGYSLSVMSKPDLLDMKRRKSRPGNKCPSRVQLAVLFLVATNVPMALYMSSIHQRGSEDVMIYLSKEAHKGKVRSILFLMPCHSTPYYSTLHHDLPMRFLDCTPSDTKGILDESDRFMIDPLGFVMSMFTNSSLPSHIVLFSSEEKQLRELLISYSFDEIKRFFHAHFKVDRDLQASVVVYALT, from the exons ATGAGCGACCATGGGCGACCAACACCAAGACGCCGGCAACGGCcggaggaaaaggaggaggaggacaagatCTCTTCTTCTTCGGGTAAATCTGTTGCTGCCAAGGGTACGCCGTGGTGGTCGGAGAAGAGGATCTGGGCGGCTGCGCTTGCCTTCCGAGCCGTCAATGCGCTGCTGATCCAGACCTACTTCAACCCGGACGAGCACTGGCAGTCGCTCGAGGTTGCCCACCGCGTCGTCTTTGG GTATGGTCATCTCACCTGGGAGTGGAAGAAAGGAATTCGCAGCTACCTCCATCCTTTGGTCTTCGCTCTCCTCTATAAAGTCTTGGGTTTCCTTCGCTTGGACACCCCCTGGTTCATG GCGAAGGCTCCACGGCTGCTGCAGTCCTTGTTTGCATCCATTGGAGATGTGTACATGTACAAGCTCTCAAAACTGATCTTTGATGAGCATGTAGCAAAATGGGCA CTCTTTTGTCAATTGATGAATTGGTTTATGTTCTTCTGTATTACACGGACATTGTCAAATAGCTTGGAGACAGTGTTAACTGTAGTGGGATTATTCTATTGGCTCGCTTCAAGTGGTTCCTCAAAGCAACTTTCTGTAGCGTCAAGAAAGCTGGGTTTGTTCATAGCAGCACTGGCATGTGCAGTTCGGCCTACTAGTGCTATCACATGGTTGTACGTCGGTGTGCTGTATCTGATTAGGACACAGTCCAGATTGCACTTCCTCTTTTTTGAGGTAGTTCCCATAGG gttcaattttttttcttctggagGGGACTACTATGGCACCCATCCATGGCATTGGTATTTCACCCAAGGATTTCCGGCCATGCTTTTAACCTTTCTACCATATGCTGTAATAGGCATACTTAAATCAAAAGAGTGGAGTATTTCAGGTCTAATTGCTTGGGTCTTAGGGATTTATAGTGTGCTCGGCCACAAAGAGTTCAG GTTTGTGCTTCCAGTGCTGCCAATAGCTTTGATATTCTCTGGCTATTCATTATCAGTGATGTCAAAACCGGATCTTCTGgatatgaaaagaagaaaatcCCGACCTGGCAATAAGTGTCCATCGAGAGTGCAACTGGCTGTGTTGTTCCTTGTTGCAACTAATGTTCCAATGGCATTATATATGAGTTCAATTCATCAG AGAGGAAGTGAAGATGTGATGATTTATCTATCAAAAGAAGCCCATAAAGGAAAAGTGAGGAGTATTTTATTTCTAATGCCCTGCCACTCCACACCTTATTACTCCACTCTACACCATGACCTGCCAATGCGGTTTTTGGACTGCACGCCAAG TGACACTAAAGGGATATTGGATGAGTCAGATCGTTTTATGATAGATCCACTTGGCTTTGTCATGTCCATGTTCACGAATTCATCATTACCCAGTCACATAGTATTATTCAGTTCTGAAGAAAAACAACTCCGTGAACTTCTTATCTCGTATTCCTTTGATGAG ATTAAAAGATTCTTCCATGCCCATTTTAAAGTGGACCGGGATCTACAAGCATCAGTGGTTGTTTATGCTCTAACTTAA
- the LOC135607943 gene encoding protein DCL, chloroplastic-like isoform X3 — translation MTSISASSPPPPHLLRRSSACARPSSSFRLIPFPPLPAPLPLACVASSEGGKVKSHAADKDPTLLRRPLTSSPSPENGRDSTFDSPAEARGRNGRRKDEEWVDWEDLILQDTVPLVGFVRMILHSGKYESGDRLSPEHEKAILERLLPYHPEFEKKIGCGIDYITDKLVLLPVVMLWNVLVLTQP, via the exons ATGACCTCTATCTCGGCTTCCTCTCCGCCTCCCCCTCATCTCCTCCGCCGTAGCAGTGCCTGTGCCCGCCCCTCCTCCTCGTTCCGGCTTATCCCCTTCCCGCCCCTCCCCGCCCCACTCCCCCTCGCTTGCGTCGCCAGCTCCGAGGGAGGGAAGGTCAAGAGCCATGCCGCCGACAAAGATCCGACCCTACTCAGACGACCCTTGACCTCCTCCCCCTCGCCGGAAAATGGCCGGGACTCCACCTTTGACTCGCCCGCGGAGGCCCGGGGAAGAAACGGGCGGCGAAAGGACGAGGAGTGGGTGGACTGGGAGGATTTGATCTTGCAGGACACCGTGCCCCTGGTCGGATTTGTCAGGATGATCCTCCACTCTGGAAA ATATGAGAGTGGTGACAGACTCAGTCCAGAACATGAGAAGGCGATTCTAGAAAGGTTGCTTCCGTACCATCCAGAGTTTGAAAAGAAGATAGGATGCGGAATTGATTATATCACG GACAAACTGGTACTGCTGCCTGTC